In Mercurialis annua linkage group LG5, ddMerAnnu1.2, whole genome shotgun sequence, a single genomic region encodes these proteins:
- the LOC126682356 gene encoding pentatricopeptide repeat-containing protein At2g17140 isoform X1 gives MEATTKLTKALLNNTHTPKIAWQLFKRILSLPISSTHRSQSIPIISRILIRANMLNELDHLHQLLLNSPSVLEPSDSSLEKLVATLAKSGFFEKAIAQFKSLRSNFPEKQPSIYLYNVLLKSCVVVSRLDSVSWLYKDMVVAGVSPETYTFNILIGLLCDSGRLDDAREVFDKMSEKGCKPNEFTFGILVRGYCRGGLADKGLEFLNQMRSLGFSPNRVVYNTLISSFCKEGKTHDAEKLVDKLREDGLFPDVVTFNSRISALCNSGKILEASRIFRDMQIDEELGLPRPNTITYNLMLMGFCKEGMLEEAKTLVDTMKRNGDFMNLESNNIWLLGLVRNGKFLEAQLVLKEMLDIGIEPDIYSYNIVIDGLCKKGMLSGARMLMGLMIRSGVSPDTVTYSTLLYGYCNKGKVFQANNLLHEMTRNNCFPNTYTCNILLHSLWKEGRISEAEDLLKRMNEKGYGMDTVTCNIVINGLCNNGQLDKAIEIVSGMWTHGSAALGNLGNSFVGLVDNTNSGKKCLPDLVSYSTIISGLCKAGRLDDAKKKFVEMMGRNLQPDSAIYDTFIHSFCKEGKISSAFRVLKDMEKKGCNKTLHTYNSLILGFGSKNQIFEIYGLIDEMREKGISPNVCTYNYILNCLCEGGKVKEAPSVLDEMLQKGISPNISSFRILIKAFCKASDFEASHEVFEIALNMCGHTEALYSLMFNELLVGGKVAEAKELFEAAIDRSFDVGNFLYKDLIESLCKDKKLEAARDILHKLIDKGYQFDPASFMPVIDGFGEMGNKHEADELAERMMDMASVNKKENEVFPRKKNKDSRSDWQAIVHRDDGSGIALKALRRVQKGWGQGSITNLQPQKDEFLDHWDGSI, from the exons ATGGAGGCAACAACAAAACTTACTAAAGCTCTCCTCAACAACACCCACACTCCAAAAATAGCATGGCAGCTTTTCAAGCGCATTCTATCACTACCCATCTCATCAACTCACCGCTCTCAATCAATACCCATCATCTCCCGCATCCTCATTCGCGCCAATATGCTCAACGAGCTCGACCATCTTCACCAACTTTTACTCAATTCGCCCTCAGTTCTTGAACCTTCCGACTCTTCCCTCGAAAAACTGGTCGCCACCTTGGCGAAATCGGGGTTTTTCGAGAAGGCCATTGCGCAGTTCAAGTCATTGCGCTCGAATTTCCCGGAAAAACAACCTTCTATATATTTGTATAATGTGCTCTTGAAATCTTGTGTTGTTGTGAGTCGTTTAGATTCTGTTTCTTGGTTGTATAAAGATATGGTTGTGGCTGGAGTATCTCCCGAGACttatacttttaatattttgataggTTTGCTCTGTGATTCCGGTCGTTTGGACGATGCACGCGAGGTGTTCGATAAAATGTCTGAGAAAGGGTGTAAGCCGAATGAGTTCACTTTCGGGATTTTGGTTCGTGGGTATTGTAGAGGTGGGCTTGCTGATAAAGGGTTGGAGTTTTTGAATCAAATGAGGAGTTTGGGATTTTCGCCAAACCGGGTTGTGTATAATACTTTGATTTCGAGTTTTTGTAAGGAAGGTAAGACTCATGATGCTGAGAAATTGGTGGATAAGTTGAGAGAGGATGGTCTGTTTCCTGATGTGGTGACTTTTAATTCTAGGATATCAGCTCTTTGTAACTCTGGGAAGATTCTTGAAGCGTCGAGAATCTTTAGGGATATGCAAATTGATGAGGAGTTGGGGTTGCCGCGGCCTAATACTATAACGTATAATTTAATGCTTATGGGGTTCTGCAAAGAAGGAATGTTGGAGGAAGCCAAGACTCTGGTTGATACTATGAAAAGAAATGGTGATTTTATGAATTTGGAGAGTAATAATATCTGGTTGTTAGGTTTGGTTAGAAATGGGAAGTTCTTGGAGGCTCAGTTAGTTCTTAAAGAAATGCTCGATATTGGGATAGAGCCTGATATATACTCGTATAATATTGTTATAGATGGGTTATGCAAGAAGGGGATGCTCTCTGGTGCGAGAATGCTGATGGGTTTGATGATTCGAAGTGGTGTTTCGCCAGATACGGTTACTTATAGCACTTTGCTTTATGGTTACTGCAATAAAGGGAAGGTATTTCAAGCTAATAATCTGCTGCATGAAATGACTAGAAATAATTGTTTTCCGAATACTTATACTTGCAATATTTTGCTGCACAGTTTGTGGAAGGAGGGCAGGATATCAGAAGCAGAGGATTTGCTAAAACGGATGAATGAGAAAGGTTATGGTATGGATACTGTGACCTGTAATATTGTAATTAATGGTTTATGTAATAATGGACAATTGGATAAGGCAATTGAAATTGTCAGCGGCATGTGGACTCATGGAAGTGCTGCTCTTGGTAATTTGGGAAACTCATTCGTTGGCCTGGTTGATAACACTAATAGTGGGAAGAAATGCCTTCCTGATTTGGTTTCGTATTCCACCATAATCAGTGGTTTATGCAAGGCTGGGAGGCTGGATGATGCGAAAAAGAAGTTCGTTGAAATGATGGGGAGAAACTTGCAGCCTGATTCAGCTATTTATGATACTTTTATACATAGCTTCTGCAAAGAGGGAAAGATATCATCTGCATTTCGAGTGCTGAAGGACATGGAGAAAAAAGGTTGCAACAAGACACTACATACTTATAACTCATTGATCCTTGGCTTTGGGagtaaaaatcaaatatttgaaatatatggACTGATTGATGAAATGAGAGAGAAAGGGATTTCACCTAATGTCTGTACATATAACTACATACTTAACTGTCTCTGCGAAGGAGGAAAAGTAAAAGAAGCCCCTTCTGTTTTAGATGAGATGCTGCAAAAAGGTATTTCACCAAATATTTCATCCtttagaatattaattaaaGCCTTCTGCAAGGCTTCTGATTTTGAAGCATCGCATGAGGTATTCGAGATCGCCTTGAATATGTGTGGCCACACTGAAGCCCTTTATAGTTTAATGTTCAATGAGTTACTGGTTGGAGGGAAAGTTGCTGAAGCGAAAGAGCTATTTGAAGCTGCCATAGATAGATCTTTTGATGTAGGGAACTTTCTGTACAAAGATTTAATTGAGAGTCTCTGTAAGGATAAGAAGTTGGAAGCGGCCCGTGATATTTTACATAAGCTGATTGATAAAGGATATCAGTTTGATCCTGCATCATTCATGCCGGTAATTGATGGATTTGGTGAAATGGGTAATAAGCATGAGGCTGATGAGCTTGCAGAGAGGATGATGGACATGGCTTCAGTGAATAAGAAGGAAAATGAGGTGTTCCCTAGAAAGAAAAACAAGGATAGTAGAAGTGATTGGCAGGCCATAGTGCACAG AGACGACGGCAGTGGAATTGCACTGAAAGCTCTTAGGCGGGTACAGAAAGGCTGGGGTCAGGGAAGTATAACAAATTTGCAGCCTCAAAAGGATGAATTCCTCGACCATTGGGATGGGAgtatttaa
- the LOC126682356 gene encoding pentatricopeptide repeat-containing protein At2g17140 isoform X2, whose product MSEKGCKPNEFTFGILVRGYCRGGLADKGLEFLNQMRSLGFSPNRVVYNTLISSFCKEGKTHDAEKLVDKLREDGLFPDVVTFNSRISALCNSGKILEASRIFRDMQIDEELGLPRPNTITYNLMLMGFCKEGMLEEAKTLVDTMKRNGDFMNLESNNIWLLGLVRNGKFLEAQLVLKEMLDIGIEPDIYSYNIVIDGLCKKGMLSGARMLMGLMIRSGVSPDTVTYSTLLYGYCNKGKVFQANNLLHEMTRNNCFPNTYTCNILLHSLWKEGRISEAEDLLKRMNEKGYGMDTVTCNIVINGLCNNGQLDKAIEIVSGMWTHGSAALGNLGNSFVGLVDNTNSGKKCLPDLVSYSTIISGLCKAGRLDDAKKKFVEMMGRNLQPDSAIYDTFIHSFCKEGKISSAFRVLKDMEKKGCNKTLHTYNSLILGFGSKNQIFEIYGLIDEMREKGISPNVCTYNYILNCLCEGGKVKEAPSVLDEMLQKGISPNISSFRILIKAFCKASDFEASHEVFEIALNMCGHTEALYSLMFNELLVGGKVAEAKELFEAAIDRSFDVGNFLYKDLIESLCKDKKLEAARDILHKLIDKGYQFDPASFMPVIDGFGEMGNKHEADELAERMMDMASVNKKENEVFPRKKNKDSRSDWQAIVHRDDGSGIALKALRRVQKGWGQGSITNLQPQKDEFLDHWDGSI is encoded by the exons ATGTCTGAGAAAGGGTGTAAGCCGAATGAGTTCACTTTCGGGATTTTGGTTCGTGGGTATTGTAGAGGTGGGCTTGCTGATAAAGGGTTGGAGTTTTTGAATCAAATGAGGAGTTTGGGATTTTCGCCAAACCGGGTTGTGTATAATACTTTGATTTCGAGTTTTTGTAAGGAAGGTAAGACTCATGATGCTGAGAAATTGGTGGATAAGTTGAGAGAGGATGGTCTGTTTCCTGATGTGGTGACTTTTAATTCTAGGATATCAGCTCTTTGTAACTCTGGGAAGATTCTTGAAGCGTCGAGAATCTTTAGGGATATGCAAATTGATGAGGAGTTGGGGTTGCCGCGGCCTAATACTATAACGTATAATTTAATGCTTATGGGGTTCTGCAAAGAAGGAATGTTGGAGGAAGCCAAGACTCTGGTTGATACTATGAAAAGAAATGGTGATTTTATGAATTTGGAGAGTAATAATATCTGGTTGTTAGGTTTGGTTAGAAATGGGAAGTTCTTGGAGGCTCAGTTAGTTCTTAAAGAAATGCTCGATATTGGGATAGAGCCTGATATATACTCGTATAATATTGTTATAGATGGGTTATGCAAGAAGGGGATGCTCTCTGGTGCGAGAATGCTGATGGGTTTGATGATTCGAAGTGGTGTTTCGCCAGATACGGTTACTTATAGCACTTTGCTTTATGGTTACTGCAATAAAGGGAAGGTATTTCAAGCTAATAATCTGCTGCATGAAATGACTAGAAATAATTGTTTTCCGAATACTTATACTTGCAATATTTTGCTGCACAGTTTGTGGAAGGAGGGCAGGATATCAGAAGCAGAGGATTTGCTAAAACGGATGAATGAGAAAGGTTATGGTATGGATACTGTGACCTGTAATATTGTAATTAATGGTTTATGTAATAATGGACAATTGGATAAGGCAATTGAAATTGTCAGCGGCATGTGGACTCATGGAAGTGCTGCTCTTGGTAATTTGGGAAACTCATTCGTTGGCCTGGTTGATAACACTAATAGTGGGAAGAAATGCCTTCCTGATTTGGTTTCGTATTCCACCATAATCAGTGGTTTATGCAAGGCTGGGAGGCTGGATGATGCGAAAAAGAAGTTCGTTGAAATGATGGGGAGAAACTTGCAGCCTGATTCAGCTATTTATGATACTTTTATACATAGCTTCTGCAAAGAGGGAAAGATATCATCTGCATTTCGAGTGCTGAAGGACATGGAGAAAAAAGGTTGCAACAAGACACTACATACTTATAACTCATTGATCCTTGGCTTTGGGagtaaaaatcaaatatttgaaatatatggACTGATTGATGAAATGAGAGAGAAAGGGATTTCACCTAATGTCTGTACATATAACTACATACTTAACTGTCTCTGCGAAGGAGGAAAAGTAAAAGAAGCCCCTTCTGTTTTAGATGAGATGCTGCAAAAAGGTATTTCACCAAATATTTCATCCtttagaatattaattaaaGCCTTCTGCAAGGCTTCTGATTTTGAAGCATCGCATGAGGTATTCGAGATCGCCTTGAATATGTGTGGCCACACTGAAGCCCTTTATAGTTTAATGTTCAATGAGTTACTGGTTGGAGGGAAAGTTGCTGAAGCGAAAGAGCTATTTGAAGCTGCCATAGATAGATCTTTTGATGTAGGGAACTTTCTGTACAAAGATTTAATTGAGAGTCTCTGTAAGGATAAGAAGTTGGAAGCGGCCCGTGATATTTTACATAAGCTGATTGATAAAGGATATCAGTTTGATCCTGCATCATTCATGCCGGTAATTGATGGATTTGGTGAAATGGGTAATAAGCATGAGGCTGATGAGCTTGCAGAGAGGATGATGGACATGGCTTCAGTGAATAAGAAGGAAAATGAGGTGTTCCCTAGAAAGAAAAACAAGGATAGTAGAAGTGATTGGCAGGCCATAGTGCACAG AGACGACGGCAGTGGAATTGCACTGAAAGCTCTTAGGCGGGTACAGAAAGGCTGGGGTCAGGGAAGTATAACAAATTTGCAGCCTCAAAAGGATGAATTCCTCGACCATTGGGATGGGAgtatttaa